A segment of the Caretta caretta isolate rCarCar2 chromosome 13, rCarCar1.hap1, whole genome shotgun sequence genome:
ACTATATCCATCTACCTGCTCACAAGGGCTCGTTTTCTACATCTTCCATTGGGCGGCCTGCATCCAAGTGTTTTTCAGTCCATGCTCTGCCAACACTTTGTATATCTTGCTGTTTCTTTTTGTTCACATTCTGCCTGTTCTTTTGAACCACTCCTTTTTATCAAATAATGTTAAGGCGATCTGACAGGCACACGTGGTGGGCAACTTTGACGTCTGCTGCCCGGGCGTTGCGCCTTGCTAACTATCAtgggaaattcacccctgtgcaaaagAAGCAGCATGAAGTTTATCCACCACTTAAGACATAACTCTGAGTCAGGACCCACATGGTACATGGGCCTTGTGCTGATGGTCTGCACAGAGCTGACTTTCAGGCCAGCTACTTGAAGATACAGAAATCTCGGAATGTGGGTCCACTGAACCCTGGAATAGTCAGAGACATTTGATACAGGCACCCTTGCTAAGTTGCATTGGAAACATGTTGGCACCCATGTCATTTACAGAAGtactgctccttccccccccttccccttcccatacacacacattcttccCCCCCCTCACAGAGGTCACTCAAGGGATATTATTGCAGTATCATGGTGTCACATTAGACCCAAAGGGTATCTCTTTCTGAAAGTATCACAGAGCAGGAGGCATGCAGTCCTGTGGCAGGCTGCTAGCACCCAAAAGTTCCAGCAAGTCGCAGTTCTAGCCATGCCTGTTTCTCCAGCAAATTACAGAATTCAGATCTGGAATGGCCAGATACGTTCTCTCAGTGCCAGCAGCTGCCTTCTGGCTGAGCTCCATGGTTGTGCTAAGTGGCTTTGGAGCTGCCCCAGGGGGCTGTCATGGATTGGAATAAGAGTCGCAGCCAGCTGGATAGGCTGTCTTTCCTTCCTAGATATTGTTGCTTTTTTAGCTTATCTCTGCTGTGCATATTTTGTAAGTTCCTGCTTGAAGTCCCTAACAAGATTTGTATGGTGGCTGCTTCTTCCTAACGGCAATCATTATTTTGCCAGGAATGTATTTTTTGAAGAAATCTTCCTTGAACCTCTTCTGCAGTGAGCTGAAGGAGATGAgcagactatttttttttttttaaaaaaagcaacaatgGTGTTTATGAAAATGGGTGGTAGAACTTCTAGAATTAGGCAAAGGTGCAGGCAGTTGTCCGTATCTTCCCTGTACAGCTTTCTCAATGCAGCTAGTCCTTGACCCAGCAACGCCTCTGCTACTGGCAGTGTGGGGCTTTCCTGAGCACAAATGATCCATCATGGAGTGAATTGGGCCAAACTTTGTGGCAGTTTTTAGGGATCAAGATGAGACCATCAAATCTCTGTCCTGCTTCCACCCTCCAGCAGCAAGAGGCTAGTGCATTCCTATTTTGAGCCTCCCAGCCATTTTATAaatgtttgtgtatgtgtttCAGCTGATGTTCTAGTTTAATCCATATCTTCTTGTTTCCATGGGCTGCCTATGGAGGCACAGGGAAATGCTGGTAGATTTCCAATTTGAAAGCCAGAAACAGAGACTGAACATACAAAAAGTCCCCAAACAAATCTCATCACAGAACCTTGATTCTTCTCTCTTATGCccaaatcttggtcccattgatttcagtgggagctttggcATTAACTTCAACGTGATCAGCATTTGACCCTTAATGAACTCTCTGTATAGTCTTGATATTTTTCCAGTGATTTTAGCTCGGAAAGCGAGTACAGCCATGTCTGGCTCAGTTCAACAGACCTGGAGGAGCTGTAGGGAGGGGCATGCATTTTTCTGAACATTTACCATTAATTTTTTCTGGAACACAAGTAAAGTAGGATTAAAATATAGAGCTGAATGAGAAGACACAGTGAAATGTACTATAAATCCCAAAAGAATTGCTCCAGAGTCAAAACATCCTTTGGCCTCTCCAGTGGTTTTTAAATTGCTTAAATGTTTATGTTAGCAAAGCTCCTCAAATGGATTAGAGTCTTGTTACTCTGGGCCCACTGGTGGTGTCACATTGTAGCAGGGCTCTTCACAGAGATGCCTGCCAGAAAGTACATACCCACCAGGGAATATGGGCTGGAAAGAAGGTTTTGCGTGTATTCTCTCTCACCCAGTCCTCCTGGAAAGAAGGTTTTGCGGGTATTCTCTCTCACCCAGTCCTCCGGCTTATGCATGAAAATACATACAAATTATTCCTATTTTAGCCAGGAATCATTTGTTTGAGGATGGGAATATGCTCAGTGGTTTTGAGAATATATACACAGACTAATAATTTCGCAGCATACATGGGCACCTGTGGTGGTTCTGTTTCCATGATGGGCTAGAGTTTGCCTCCTTGTCTCTCCTACAATTGCCAAAAGGTGGTGACATGGACTTCTGGACCAACTGAACTGGCAGCCTCTTGTCACATGTAAGGTTAGCTTCATCTCTGGCTTGTTTAAATACTGCTGGGGTTTAACTGCTGTTCAGATCTACCCCCCCGGGAATCTGAAAGATATAAAACATGGTGGGAAGGTTCTCAGGAACACACAGCGAAATAAGGTATTTCCTGTGGCTAAAATGGGGTTTGTCGTGCTCTCCGTGTCTGAGTGAGCCTACATCATGATTACAAGAGCTTCTTATGGTTTTACTGAGGAGATGGGGGTAAGGAAGGGGCTCAGGCTGTTACTCTAACTAATTTTAAagccattttcaaaaattaaCTGTGTAATTAAAGTAAGGGTAAGTTCTCTTATCTGTGTGGGCCTAGAAGCCATTCTCCATAGAAATAGAGCCTGGTTTGCTAGGAAACAGCAGGTTTCAGATATTATCTGTGGGGAGGAGCTGTGGGGCCGCCCTCAGTGCCCTTCGTTCAGTCTCTCAGCCTGTGAAGTGTTGTCGTGATGctttcaaagaaaaaaacagttactctGAAGTGAGCAATAGCTCAGTAGAAAAACAACAGCTTTACGCAAGGTTTGCTTCACTGGGTGAAAGGCCATCAGGGTGGAATCAAAACAACCCAGGAACTGTGATAAGTTCTCTAGGGAGAATGAAAACAGATAGATTTTCCACCCTTTGGTTTTGTTGTAACATGTTGGAAGGGGTCGCAGAACAGGACAGCTTATCCTGAATAGAGATCTCTTGTTTCACATGTTTACAAACCCTCACCAGGACACCTAGGCAAGCCCTCAGGTTGTTTACTATGGAACACAGCAATTGCCAATATGGGACAGTGCCCTCACCAGAGGGAGGTGTCAAAAAACCCACAGGGAGCTTTCTGGGAATAAATTGCCCATAGAGAAAGTTTCCACCGGAAGAGTATCCACCTAAACAATTAATGGTGTGGCTGGGTGTGTGCCCACAGAGTTCACTGAGAGAGCAGTTAGGGTGATGAGGCAGCAAacgtgaaaaattgggacgggggtggaaggagcctatataagaaaaagacccaaaaatcgggactgtcccgataaaatcgggacatttggtcaccctaagtTAGTGTGCCTGATTGCACCAGGAGAGTGGGCCAGTCCCAATTAAAGATGAGGCCCAGCTGGGGAGAAGCTGGTAGTGAGCATACAGGGAGGAAGCGCAGATGagaaggaggctgcagggagatggCAGGGAGAGAGGTCCGGTTgacagagaggggaggaaaagCTTAGAGAGAGGCAGATGTACAGTAAACCCAGAGAGGGGCCATGGGATGTGCCTAaaggaaggccagggaggcagtGAGGAGCCtgggagagcagaccctgtgtACCACAGGGTCCCTGGACCGGAacccagaggagggggagggactggggtCCCTTACTGGCCTCTGGAAAAGGTAGTATGGAAACAGCCAGACACAAGTGGGGAAAGTTCTGGGCGGTGTCACTCTGCACAAGAGCAGGAGGACAACCCTGTACAGCCTGGGCCAGGGAAAGAGTCTGCTGAGGAGTAAGCCTGGGTGGGGGCAAAGAGCTGTGTTTGTTTGAGTTCAGTTTATTGTGTGTTTATTTACCCCGAAAAGGGCTGGAGGGCCACGTCACGAGAAGAGGCCGAACACCCCAGTGCCAGAGCGTCACTGCATGAAAGGAGGAGAGTCTGCTACGCCACAGTCAGCCACGAGAGGGTTCACAAGTAGTGAGTGCAGTTGTTGGCAAAAGGCCATGCAAAGCAGAAAGGATCTTGGCACTTTAATCAGGTCTCACTTAtgtggtgcaaatcaggagtacctccagtggagtcactctggaaccaacagcaaacaggagaggaaaatgatgtgacagatgttagccaTGTCACTTAATGAGCTCCCGGAAGGTGCTCCGGTACTGGGGTGATGAAGGCAGTAAAAGAACCTATGTAGAATAGAATACAATTTGTTGTTTCTTAAACCTTCATGAAACAAAGCCAGAGATCTTCTGCACTGATTTTTCACTATAAAAAATACATAATTCTTGTTTAGGAAAGTAATTATCATGGGATGCTCAAATCGGGTCTGAATTTCGCACATTAATGCATATGTATTTCTTTAAATAGCATTAATAGAGTGACTCTACTGCAGTAGTGTACCTTCCAAGTTTCATGGCTGAATATTAAGTATATAATGGCTGAACAATCCCATGTAACACTAACAGGGTTCCATGCTGCACTGTTTTGCATTCTAATTGTCAGAGGCTTCTGGatgcatttaaaatattgttgATCAAAGTTGGTCAACACTAAATTGCAAAATATGCCCTAAGTGTTTCTGGGGGTTAGTTCACTGCCAGGAAAGTAGTTCATGATCTACACTGATGATTACTCATTTGGAATTCAGTGTATTCCAGTTTGCCTTTTCTAAGCAGTGTTGCGGCAGTTTCCCAGCCAGGTATATCTCCAGTTATGGTAATTATCTTTCAGTTAGGGAGTTAATTGGCTCTGCTGCAGCAAGTGTGGAATAAATAATGTTACTATGGTAGCCAAGGGTTTGGAACACAAGATGTCTCATTTCCCtgaattttctttcttcctcagAAATTGGGCCTTTTGTGACTGAGACGTGAGAGGTTTGAAGCTGGATTTTGTTCCTTCCTGGAAGTAAGGAAAAGAATGAGAGTTTTGCAAGGCGGAGTGCAAGCTTTGCCTGATTCTCTTTACCCTTATTCATTAACGAAGTGCTTACTGATGAGTTCCTTTGAAGTCGGATGTGTGCATTCGAGTTAATGATGGGATTGTCACTGGATAAAGGGTTTGCAAGGTCAGGATTGAAGAATTTGACCTAGAAATGGGACTGAAACAAAATGCCAGACTCAGAGTCCCCCAAACTTTAAGGAAAATGGGACCAAAATCTGGGTCTAAACTTTGTGGCTGAGGTCCATCTCTACTCATACTATTACTTCTCTAAGGAAGCACCTTTTGTCCAAGTATCTCAGGATACGTCCACgctgcaagtgaaggtgtgattgtagcatgggTAGGCTACCCATGctggctttaatctagctagcatagGTAACAATAGTTAAAGTAGGCTTCAGCAAGGGCTAGCAACCAGAGTACAAGCCTTCTGGGGACCCTGCATATGTACTCTGGTTGctgctacatctacactactagTGTTTCCTGTACTAGCTGGAATAAAGTCAGCAAGGATATTCCTAGCCATGCTACATTCCCCTTtttacttgcagtgtagacatatcctcaaaAGTAGTTTACAAACACTGCACCCATACTCCTTATTcttgttcatagattcatagatttcaaggctatAAGAGACCATTCTGATAATCTAAtttgacctgctgtataacacaggccataaaagtTCCCCGAAATGCTTCCTGTTTGAACTGcggcagatctttcagaaaaaacatccaatcttgatttaaaaattcctagtgatggagaatctgccatgaCCCTTGGTTAATTGTTCCAGtagttgaattcaatgggagcttcACTGGAATGGAGTGTGGAATTCGTTACTAATGAGACATCAGAAGGAGAGCTGGACAAAAGTTGTCAtttttgtgcaaatatttgtttcccatatcAGGTGCATTCACCCTCTGCCATTTCATATTTCTCCCTCCCCAACTCTGCTTTTTCTTTTGTCCAAAATACATAAAAAGGACTCCTTTTGTGTAAAAACATGCCCAAAAGTACATTGTTTGGATGGTTTTAATGAAAAGCCACCTTTATCCAAAAAAGGGGTGATTATTTTTGCATGGCATTTTGCAAATGGGTTAACTGAGGCCCAAGGAGGGTAAGTGACCTGCCAATGGTCACATTGAGTCTGCGGCAGAGTCCCGATTCCAGGTACCATGCTCCTAACAAGAGATCACAggccagctggtataaatcagtgtaactccattgacttggaTGGAGCTACATTGACTTACACCAACTTGGCCTCacatttcccgccccccccccccacacacacacacacccacatgaTGGCCACTGCTGTATCCCTGAGAATTTAACAAAATGATCTGCTTCTAAGCGTCCAGAATACAAAGTTCATTTCATCATATAAGTTGGTGCAAACTTTATGGTTCTATATGTTTCGTGCACTAGTCTTTCCAATGCTTCGCTTCTCTGAAGCCCATTTAATAGGCCAAGTTTTATAGTTAACTGCTAGTTTGTCTAGAtttattgtctttttttaaatcgGGGAAGCTTCCAGATTTCAATTTAAAAGTGTTTTGTTCTAATTCGTTTTCCATTTATGGGGCATGGTATTTGTTGGGTGGAGAGAAGTTGAGACCATAATCTGGCATCGTTGACTATGTTTCTAAATTTCAAACCAccgctttttctttttaaaaaacattttcatctGCTGATGCTAAACATTTTGATTATTCAAAATGTAAATTGCATTACCCATAGATACTGATGGGTTTGGGTATATACACATACAAATCAGGTATTGAGTGATTCACgtacaaaattattttctggTTCATACCCTTAATGACATTTTTCCCATTTTCTGTAATCGCTTTAATGTTATATAGTTTACATACCCAAGCATTTAATAGCAACGTTCTTAAAAATGCAGGAAGAGGGCAGGGTGCAGAGGGGGAGAAccacaaataattaaaataccATTGTTACAATTGATTTGAATGTTGTTCTTTTAGTGCATCATGTTAGGTAGTGTCATCAGAAGCCTATTCCCTGGAGAATCATGGGGTAGAGTTGAGGGAGGTaggagaggaaggagggaaatTCCTAGTGCTACGTTCCATAGCAATGGACCCGAACCTGATGTCCTTCCTCTAGCAAGACTCCCTGTAATGGGGTGGCCTGCTTCAGGTCATTCCTAAACACACAGCCAAGAGATAGTTAAAGGTTTTCCAGGCTGTGTGACCTCACCTAGCAAGCTCTGAAGGCCATCTGttgaccagcccctggctctatTTGTTTTGCAAGGAAGCAGAGTCTATAAAGAGTTTAATTACACCATAgaagtggttttctttttgctaaacaaATATTTGCAGCGTATTCAGGGTGACGAAGCATTCAACAGGGAAAAAGGCAGGGGACTTGCCATGCGTGTGGATTGGAAAGCATGGAGGGAGCACTTTGAGGAGGAGGATAGCAGGTTTCAGCAGGTGGGTGAAGCACCCTTTCGTCCCTCTTCCCCATTCCTGAAGCCCTACAAGCCATCCCCACGAGTCCAGAAAACTCTTCACAAAGCACCCTGAATTCCGCACCAGcaccctgcttcccctcccccctggagctggggaagagACACACGCCTCTCATACTTCAGCACATGAACCAACCTCTAATTCACGGggattaggaaaaaactttcccaGAAGCCACTCATTGTTTGGAATTCTTTGACTTTATGTATGTTTCAGTAATGGGTGGGAAACTGACTTATTCGGTGATTAGTTTTCTCCCATGAACACAACCCCTCCTCACGGTGGGAATGATTGGAGGCCCAGGACATTTGCGTGCTGTTTTCTGGACAGTGAGAATACAGGAAATGAGAGAATATTCTGTAAAAAGGTTTATTTCACTGATTTAAAGAACAGGCTGTGCAAAACATCTGGAAATCACCAGAATATgagacataaaataaaaatattttaaatatgcatttgtaatacaaaataatctTTCATTCTGGTAAGTaatctttccaaatatttttaaagatagaaAATATAGCTAGATAATACATATATACAgcttacaggttttttttttttttattgtaactgACACCACTAAGATAAAAACACATTCACCTGGGTCTTTAATGCTCATTATAACAGAAACAGACATTCTCTAAAACATTGGAGTCTGTGTTTTTAGAATTGTTATATGAAAATTGTTATATTTTTCAGCATAGCCCATACCTATCCATATATTAGTGTGCTTCCGGTAAAGTGTGCTTGTCATCTTCGTTATGTGTGGATTCAGAACGGTTTTGATCAGTTACAGCTGTTTTATCCTTTGCTCCAATGCAAGAACCTCTCTTTCTATTTCATAAGGGAGGTCAGCATTAACTTGCTCTTCAAAATATTTCTTGATTTCTGTCACCTCTTTTTCCCAGAACTCTTTGGAGATATCAAACAGTTCTGTCATGTCAATGCCTTCTAGGCCCTTCAGGTTCAAGGCTGAGTCAGCAGGGATGTAGCCTATAGCAGTTAGCTTGGCACTGGCCTCTCCACGGATTCTGTTGAACATCCATTCCAGCACACGGGAGTTCTCCCCAAAACCAGGCCACAGGAATTTCCCTTGCTTGTCTTTTCGGAACCAGTTCACATGGAAGATCTTGGGCAGTTTTGAAGCTGGGCGATGTGCCATGCTAAGCCAGTGGGCAAGGTATTTGCCAAAGTTGTAGCCAAAGAAAGGCCGCATGGCAAAGGGGTCGTGCATAATGATTTTTCCTGTTAAAAGAATGTACATAAAAAGtaagataatacttagccctcaTACAACATTTTACCCTGTCAGCAAAAAGAGCTTTAAGAATATGGTTAAGCATTATCCCCAATCTAcatatggagaaactgaggcaaaaattgaTTAAGAGCCTGAATTTAAGAGGTGGTAAGCATGGTCAACTCCAGTTTAAGTAAATGGACGGTGTGGGTGGTCAGAACTCTGAAAATTCAGCCCtaaatgtctcaagttgggcatcccaAAACTAGCCCATTCAACATGTGCTCTGTAACAAAACAGAAGActtcagtgacttgtccaagatcacacaatgGCTCCGTATCAAGTCTTTCAACTCAGACTCCGGCATCCTGTTGGCCACACTGTGTCCCTGCTCCACATTACCCACATGGAGTTGTTTTGCTGTATGTTGAATTTTAGGTTAGAATTTTTTTAGCTCCAAGCAgaatattttgtattttgaaaACTGCACAATTCACAAAATTAACTCCCAAGAAGCAGACTGTAGTGTATAGTAATTTACAGGTGATCACTGTTGGGTATCCAGAAAGGACTACTTTTAATATGGAAAGGCAAATTAGATTTTGATTTACCTTTGTGCTCAGCAGCTGCGGTTGCTTCAGATCTCATAGCTGCTCCTATAAATACGGCATGCTCCCAGCTAAGGGCCTCATATACTAGAGGCACACCTGTAGAGAACAAAATAGCTTCACTAATTAAAGGTCCAAAAGTCTTTGCTATAACAGCTTTAGCTACCTGAGGTACTGCAGTATGCATGTTACCACAGAATTCAGTCCCTCTTTTTCCTGTTATATAATTcagttcattttttcccctctctcttatTGGAAAATAATTTAGGCCagaattctctctttctctccagccCAATGAATCTTTAAGtatttgaagctgttccactgtgtataaatacttTGAGTCCatgggcgagagagagagagagagagagagaaagaaagggagactGACATTGTAGTCTGGTGGTTACAGCACCCACCTAAGAGTGGGGAGAGCTAGGGTCCAGTCCCCCTACTCCAATCACTTTTTAATTAGCTAGCCAAACTGAACAACTTCAGTAGGAGAGATTGCGGAAGCTCCACCTTAGATTATCCCAAAGCTCAGTGCTTAGAGATCCCAACGCAAATCATTTCTCCCAATCACGCGGAGGAGGGAATCAAACCTGGGTGTCCTTCATCCCAGGTGTGTGCTCTAGCCACGGGGCTAAAAGTCATAATGTGGGCATCTCTTGCTcttgtggccagattttcaatggaACTTGGTTCAGTAGGtagcctcagttcctcatctataaaatggggataatatttcatttctcccaccctttctcaGTCTGGGCTATCTAAATTGTAAGCCCTTTGAGGCCTGGACTGTGTCTTATTATCTGTCTGTcccatgcctagcacaatggggccctgatctttgtTGGTGCCCCTAGGTGTTAACATAATACAGATAATTGTAAAgtgttgggcactcaaaaatcatAGGCCACTTCTTAAAATGTGGTTTACTAATCTAGTTATTTTGCTGCTCTCGCTGCTTAGAGGACACCACGGTAGCAAATATCATATTTAAACCCAACTGTTGCCAGCACAGTTTTAGGCATACAGTGGCTAGGACTTTGGTCTTGATACACATTATTGCAGCTCTTACCAGCAGGTCTACGGCCTCCAAATATTATACCCTCAATCGGCACTCCTTCTGGAGATTCCCAGGCAGGGTCAATGATCGGGCACTGGCTGGCAGGGGTGCAGAATCGAGAATTGGGATGGGCGCAAGTCTCCCCTGTACAGACCAAAATATTTCATGATTGCAGAGTTAACGTGAAATGTGAAGAGAAATTTAAAAAGTCCCCCGAACATGCAGAGTTACCATTCCCTGGGGTCCACTTCTTGTTCTTCCATGAAGTCAGTGTCACTCCTGGTGCAAGTGGTTCATCCATGCCTTCCCAGTATATACCTCCATCGCTGGTTTCTGCTACATTGGTGAAGATGGTATTCTTGTGTATGGTCTTTATGGCATTGGGGTTTGTTTTTACTGATGTCCCAGGAGCAActccaaaaaatccattttctggATTGATTGCCCTTAAATTACCTGGAATTTAAGAGAGACCAAACaatgtgaaacactggaatgcgttacctagggaggtggtagaatctccttccttagaagtttttaaggtcaggcttgacaaagccctggctgggatgatttaattggggattggtcctgctttgagcagggggttggactagatgacctcctgaggtcccttccagccctgatattctatgattctatgatagaaaACCCAACTCACCATTTGAACTCTTGGCAGACTAGGATCCAGATCCTGCTGCCATCAAAGTCAGAGGGAGGTGGCCATGGACTTTAATGAGAGCAGGACTTGTCCCTAGAGCAGGGACTGGCAActtttggcatgcggcccgccagcgtaagccccctggtgggctgggccggtttgtttacctgccgcatccgcaggttcagccaatcgcagctctcactggccagcacatcccttagcctgcgccgcttcctgtagcccccattggcctggaacagcgaaccgcggccagtggtaGCTGCGATTGgacgaacctgtggacgtggcaggtaaataaaccagcccagcctgccagggggcttaccctggtgggccgcgtgccaaaggttgccaatccctagAGCAATTCAGCCTTACAGTAAGAAAAGTTACCTTGCTCATCAAATTTCATCCAGGCAATATCATCCCCAACACACTCTATTTTCCATCCTGGCAGAGTTGGGTTCATCATAGCCAAGTTAGTTTTTCCACACGCACTGGGGAATGCTGCGGTAAAGTACTTCTTCTCACCCTCTGGGTTTGTGATACCCAGGATCtattgaaaaataaatgtctCTGTTTAATATGCTTATTTTTTCGGGCACTTGTATTATTACCAGTAAATGGTAATAATAAAACATGTTGGATTTGCATTAAATTATGTGCAGTTTTTTAAGAAAAAGGACTTAATATTAGATTTGAGCAAATAATTTGCAGATAGTATTTTATTTGACAAAGTGTCCCCCCATGGAATACTTGTGAGCAGATCACAggtttttcaaatgtatttacacATTTATTCAAACTTTATTATTATGTGTTACACAGTGCGCCCAATGAGCTTAGAGATGaaagggaaaagggggaggggcagtagTTGGAGTGGCAAGTGGGGTCAacggtgggattttttttttttatgataggAATGACTTGCACATACTTTTATTGTGAAGTGAAAGAGCTAGAGGAGAGTGAAAGGTTaaggagaggagaaagggagggagggagagtgggtgTGAGGGAGATCaatttacttaattttttttttacttcatagATTAAAAATATTCAGACTTTGAATATTTTTGTGTTGCTGAGCTCTGATGGATGATCAGGTAAGCCACatggtatttttcagttccctGAGTGGGTCAGCCTGGCATAAATACttgtatgaatgaatgtaaaATGTCTTTGCTGTGAATACTCAAATGCGTAACTAGGAAATTCACTTTGCAGGACCATTTTAGTGAAACTTGATTGCTCAAATGAGAGTGGAAAGTGAAGACAGGAAGGGCACGAACACAGTCAAATGCAATTCATTTGAAAAAGGAATTGAATATTTTCAGGTTTCTTTTTCAGGTCTGCTTTTAATATTAAAGACAATTTTACAAACTATGGACCCTATCCTGCAAGCTGTTGTATGCATGTAGACCCATATTCCCATGTGTATCcttactgaagtgaatggggtCTGCACAGGCACCGAGGTCTGCCTCTATGGAACAtaattcaggatcagggcctagacAGGCAGATGGAAATCTTGCTTAGTTCCCTATTTTTATATGTTCTTCTATAAAATGCTTATTTATCAACAATAC
Coding sequences within it:
- the PCK1 gene encoding phosphoenolpyruvate carboxykinase, cytosolic [GTP], which gives rise to MTPQLKTRLNINPRLIQGDLKSLSQEVRHFIESNAKLCQPARIHICDGSEEENKNILDTMVEQGMIKKLKKYENCWLALTDPRDVARIESKTVIISQEQRDTIPIPKTGTSQLGHWMSEEDFEKAFSVRFPGCMKGRTMYVIPFSMGPIGSPLCKIGIELTDSLYVVASMRIMTRMGTAILETLGNGEFVKCLHSVGCPLPLKKPLVNNWPCNPDLTLIAQIPDRREIISFGSGYGGNSLLGKKCFALRIASRIAKEEGWLAEHMLILGITNPEGEKKYFTAAFPSACGKTNLAMMNPTLPGWKIECVGDDIAWMKFDEQGNLRAINPENGFFGVAPGTSVKTNPNAIKTIHKNTIFTNVAETSDGGIYWEGMDEPLAPGVTLTSWKNKKWTPGNGETCAHPNSRFCTPASQCPIIDPAWESPEGVPIEGIIFGGRRPAGVPLVYEALSWEHAVFIGAAMRSEATAAAEHKGKIIMHDPFAMRPFFGYNFGKYLAHWLSMAHRPASKLPKIFHVNWFRKDKQGKFLWPGFGENSRVLEWMFNRIRGEASAKLTAIGYIPADSALNLKGLEGIDMTELFDISKEFWEKEVTEIKKYFEEQVNADLPYEIEREVLALEQRIKQL